TGCTGACGTTGGGGTCACCGAGACGCTAATGGTGTAATCCGCGAGTGCAGCTATCGGATTGTCGAATTGATCTCTGGCCCCTGCGTCAAGCAATCCGTCGTAGTCGTCCATGTCGTCAAAGGCTGATCGGGCACCCTCGCCATCCACGCCGTCAGGATCCGAATAAGCACGCAACATGATCTCTTCGAGGTAGGCCTCGGCAATAGCCGACGCCTGATGCCGCACCATCGGATCGGCACTCGCACCGGTCGTCGTAGCGAGCAAGCCCAGTACTGTGCCAGCGGCGATACCTACGATGACGATGGATACCAGCAACTCGACCAGCGTCACGCCGCATTGACGGTCTTTGAATTTCATTGCGGCCCCCGCACGAGGCCACTTCCGGCCCGCAGATCCAGGCTGTGCGTGCCGACACTGATGACCGTATCGCCAGCCAGGTTGGTGCCGCCCGTCGCATCAAAAACAAAGGTCGTCGCAGGGCTGGCGGTTACGCCGGATGGAGCAACGCCAGACGCTGCTTGTCCAGTGGGTAAGCTCACGCTGACGGGGAACGTCGCATCGCCGGGGTTGCAATGCCCGGCCTGCGCCGTTTGTTGCGCAAGCGCATAAGTACTGGCACCGAGCGAAACCTGCACCCGGCAGCCACTGCCTACCGCGATCTTCTGTGCGTAGCGCAAGGCCGATGCCAGCTCTTCCGCATAAGCGCGTTCAGCAAAAGTCTGGTTATTGAAAAACCGCGGACCGGCAAGCGCACCGAGCACGCCGATTATTACAATGACCAGTATCAGCTCGACAATCGTCAAGCCTCGCTGTGCTCCACGCAGACACAGCAGACGCTGTCCGTTGCTGACGGAATGAGACAACGGCGTCCGCAACATGCCCTAGCACCCGCTAAGGTCGGTCGTGATATTCGGCGAGAAATTCACTACGGCGTCCTCATAGACGACAACGCAAGTCGCCGGGTTGGGCGCGCCGACACGACTGAACGTGGCCTGGTCGCCACCACCATTGACCGTCACGTTGTAGCCCGAGGTATCCGCGAGCGTCAAAGCGACATCGCTGGCATCCGGGTAGCCATTGGTCAGGTTAATGGCAACCCCTTCCATCGCGACCGGAGTTACGCCCTGGGCAATCCACAAGCTGTGCGCGAGCGCCGCGGCACCGCGTACACTGCCCGCCAGCCCCTGCGTCGTGGCAATCCGTGCCTCCCGCTCCAGCGATGCGAAGCGCGGGATCGCAAAAGCCGCGAGTATGCCCAGCAAGGCGATGACCACCACCAGCTCGATCAGTGTGAAGCCCGCCAATCGATCTTTCGTTTTCCTGTTCATGACATTCATGAGTGCCTCCTGTACTCGTACTGACTTAAGCCGGGCCGTACCGACCCGGACGCCGGGATCACTCTGCGGTGTCCCGGGCCCGAATCGCCCGGCAGACATCAGCAGCCGGCGGTTGACGGCGTTATCGTCGGCGCAGCGTTTGCCGCCGCTTCCTGATAGGTCACCTGACAGGTAGCCGGAGTGGCAGCGCCCGTTTTGGTAAACGTGGTCGTCGTACCGGCCACACTGGTGGTAAACCCACTGATATCAGCCAGGGTATCTTCGATCGTTGCGGCATCGGGATAGCCATTCGCCATGTCGATGCTGTTGCCTTCCATCAATACCGGAGTTGCACCGGTCGCCAGAAACAGGCCGTGCGACATGGCCGCTGCACTGCGCAGGCTGCCTGACAAGCCCTGTACGGTCGCCGCACGTGCTTCGCGTTCCAGTGAAGCAAATCGCGGGATCGCGAATGCCGCCAGGATGCCAAGCAAGGCGATAACGACGACCAATTCGATCAGCGTAAAACCGCGTGTTTTTAGACTATTCATTTCTAATTCCTTTTCCTTGGTTTGAAAGAGTTTGCCGATCCTTCGACCAGCGGTACTGCGGTACTTCGGTACTGCTTCATAAGCGTTACAAGCGCGCGCCGGAGGCCAGCCACTCGCTGCCCTCCATACGCATCAATCGAACGCCGTATAACTCATCGCGTGCCGCATTGAAGATGCCGTCGGCATCGCGGTCATTGAAAATTACCCGCACTTCGAACTCCGGGTCCTGCCAATGCCGGTCACGGTCCGTCAATGTGTAGGGTTCGCCAATCCGGTAAACCAGGCGTTTCCGGTCCGGGTCGAAATACCAGCGCTTTTGCGGGACGCTGTCACGACTGCTGCGCTGCTCCCCTATGTAGTTGTCCGGGGCCTGCAACATCAGCGCCATCGGGTTGATTTGTTCGAGTTCGCTGATGCTGGCCGACTCACCGCGCACGATTCGTTGCGCCGCTTCCATAACCAGCGTGTTCTTCAACTGACTCTCGATGGTCAGTACGGAAACCCGTTCTGCTTCATCCAGGTAAGGCAGCAGTCGGGTGATCGCCGTAACGAGCAGTGTGCTGATGATGACAATCACCACCACCAGCTCCAGCAGAGTGAAGCCCGCATCGCGTGTCCGGTTGCGATAGCTGCTCATCAGCCGGCCCTCGTCCTGGCCACCATGTCCCACATGGGCAGGAACACGCCTAGCGCCAGTACCAGAACCATCGCGCCGACCGTGATGATCAGGATTGGCTCCAGTGCTGCGCTGAGGTTTTCGAGGTCGTAGTCCACTTCGCGTTTGTAGAAGTCAGCGGACTCATTGAGCAGTTCGGGCAGAGCACCGGTCTCTTCGCCCAGAGCGATCATTTGCAGTATCAAAGGTGTGAACAACGCGGTATTGCGCGCCGTCACCGACAACGACTCACCACGCTCCACGCCCGCCAGCAACTCGTCCAGTTTGCCGGCCAAGAACACATTACCAACCGAACCCGCAATGGAACGCAGCGTCTGATTGATCGGCAGACCGGCCTCGAGGGCAACCGCCAATGATCGTGTAACACGGGCCAGCGCGGCATTGCGCATGATCACACCCACGATCGGCAAGCCCAGCTTGTAACGATCCCAGGTCATGCGGCCCGCAGGTGTATTGACCCAGCGCGCCACGACGGCAGTCAGCACAGCGATGATCGTCAACAGCAACGACCACTGATTGGCGACGAAGCTGGAAACCCCGGTAATGATGCGGGTCGGTAGCGGAATGTTGTCACCCAGTTGTCGGAATATGGGCTCGAACGCGGGTATGACGAACAAGGTGATGATCCCCATGGCCACGGCGATTGCGGCAACAACGATCAATGGGTAGCGAATAGCGGAGCGAACACGCTTGCGTATGTCTTCGTCCGTACTCAGGTATTCGTAAAGGCGTAAGAACGCCGTGTCCATCGTGCCGGTCGACTCACCGATCTCAACGATACTGATGAACAAGGGCGAGAATATCTTTGGGTGCCGGGCCAATGACTGGGACAGTGAACGACCCGATTCCAGGCTGCCAATGATTTCAACCAAAGCACTTTTGAGCACTTCGTTATGCGTGGTATCCATCAAGCCATGTATGCCTTTCAGCAACGGCAAGCCTGTGCGGGTTATCGTGTGCATCTGCCGACAGAACAAGACCAGGTCTTTGGTCGTCGGCCGGCCACCACCCAGTCGCCGCCACAACTCGCCCACGGTCATGCCGGTCTTCTGATCCGCGTTGCGAATCTCCACGGGCGTTACACCGGTATTGATCAGGCGCGCAGCGACCGCTTCGGCCGAACTGCCGGACAACCTGCCAGAAACCAGTTCACCGCGGGATGAACGACCTTTGTAAACGAAGTCGACCATCTAGAGCGCCGCCTCCTCACGTGCCGGTGAGCGCACGACGCTGACATCGATATCAACGCCGCCGCTGATCCGAATCGCTTCATCCAGCGAGGTGACTCCGCTCATCGCGTACTCGATCGCACAGTTGCTCAGCGGCACATAGCTTTTCTTCTCGGCACAGCCTTTAAGAAAGCCATCGATATCCTCGCGCCGAATGCTATCGGTCAAGCCCGAGTCGATCTCCAGAAGTTCGTAGACACCGATCCGGCCCCGATACCCGGTGAGATAGCAGTAATTGCAGCCGCGGCCGCGGAAGAACCCGGAGTTGGCCGCCACCTCTTCGCCCAGCTGTTCCGCCAGCCATGCTTGCTGACTTGCCGTCGGCGCGAGCGGCTCCTTGCAACTGTCACAAACCCGGCGCACCAGCCGCTGCGCAACGATTCCCTGCAACGCGGCTGCGATCAAATAGCCGGGCGCACCCATGTCCAGCAAGCGGTTCACGGTCGCCGCCGCACTGACCGTGTGCAGCGTCGAGAAAACGAGATGCCCCGTCATTGCTGCACGCAAGCCGATGTCCACGGCTTCTTTATCACGCATTTCGCCGACCAGCATGATGTCCGGGTCCTGGCGCAATGCGGTACGCAATATGCGGCCGAAGTCGAGACCGATCCGCGGATTGACCTGCACCTGATTTATTCGGGCAAGGCGGTATTCCACCGGATCCTCGATCGTAATGATCTTGGTTTCCGGTCGGTTGATGTGATTGAGCGCCGAGTACAGTGTGGTCGTCTTACCGCTGCCTGTCGGGCCGGTAACAAGCACCATGCCACCCGGTCGTTCGATCAGGCGGGTGAATCGCTGCAGGATGTTCTGCGGCATACCCAGCTTGCTCAACGTCAGCAGGTTCGCCGATTGGTCCAGCAACCGCAGCACCACTGACTCGCCGTGCTGTACCGGCAGAGTGGAGACACGTACGTCGATGTTCTGAGTGTTGATGCGCATCGAAAAACGGCCATCTTGCGGCAGTCGTTTTTCCGAGATATCGAGGCCACTCATTAATTTCAGTCGAGTCACCACGGCTGAGGCAACGCCACGCCCTTCGATCTGATGTTCCTGCAGTACACCATCGACACGCTGACGAATCCGCAGCACCTGCTCGCCAGGTTCGATATGTATATCCGAGGCCTTCACTTGCACCGCATCTTTGAACATCGACTGCAACAACTTGATGACGGGCGCATCGTCCGCCTCTTCATCCGCCGTCAGTTCGTCAATGTCGATGCCGTCGTCACTCAGGTCTTCCGTGACGGCGACCGCCAGCTTGTCGATCTCATCGGTATGCCGATAGACGATGTCTATCGTTCGTAACAGGTCCGATTCCTTGACCAGGCACAAACGGATTTTCTTTTTGAGTATGCGCTGCAGTTCGTCGTAGCCCAGCAGATCTGTCGGGTCCGCCATACCGACCAGCAGTCCGTCAGTATCGGCCTGCAAAACCAATGACCGGTGCCGGCGTGCATGCACTTCCGGCAATAACTGCACTGTGTCGTGGTCGAGCTTCAACGACATGATGTCGATGAACTCAATATTGAGCCGCCGCGACAGGAAACTGTGCAGCTCGGTTTCACTGATCGTGCCACTCTCCATGAGAGCGCGGCCGAGCTTGTAGCCGCTGCGTTTCTGCAAGGCGAGCGCCGCCTGCAGTTCGTCATTGCTGATGACCCCGGCTTCCAGCAACATTTCGCCGAGGCGCATTTTCTTGCGCCGCAGCGAACCTGTTGAAGTACCCATCGTATCAATCATGGTCATCTCCGCTTGCCCGCCGCGACGAGATCAAAGACCGCCGGACAGTTGCATGCGCGACATCGAATCGCGTGCCGCTGTGGCCCACACAGAGTCATTGTCGACAACAATCGGCTTGAGCAGAATGACGAGCTCGGTCTTGCTTTCAACGTCGCGCTGACTTCGGAATAAGGCGCCGACGCCGGGTATGCGCCCGAGTACCGGTGTTGCGAACGACTGCTTGCGGCTGGAATTACGCATCAGTCCGCCAATCACAATGATCTGGCCGCTGCGTGCTTTGACGATACTGTCGGATTCGCGTATTTCGCTGAATGCCAGCGGCAAGGTGTCGGTCTCGCCCGATACGGTCAGCGCTTTCTGCTGATCGATGACTTCGCTGACAGTCGGATGGATGTGCAGTATGACTTCGCCGCTGGCACTGATCTGTGGCGTCACATCCAGCGCGATGCCACTGAAGAACGGCGTCAGCTCGACGTCCCGCGAGGTCGTAGATGACGTGCCGGTAACAGTGTTGCTGCTGACGCTGGTTACGAAGAACTCGTCGGAACCTGCTTTGATAACCGCTTTCTGATTGTTCAGTGTTGAAACCCGCGGGCTCGACAGCACACGGGTATCACCCTGTGATTCAAGCAGCTCGATGAAGGCATTAAAGTCGCCAACATCGAATGCCATGGTGAACGCACCACCCAACGTTTCCTGGATGAAACCATCGATAGCAGATCCCGGCGAAACAACCACCGAATCACCACCCAGTTCATCGAGGCTCCCCGAGAAATCGCCCGGCGGTGCCAGTTGGCCGAACGTGTAGTTATCGCCCTGGCTGTTCTGCGCCACCGCAACCCAGTTAATACCGGCCTGATAGCCTTCGTTCAGCTGCACTTCGACGATCTTGGCTTCAAGTATGACCTGGCGTTGAGCTATGGATTGAATGGTTTGCAGGTACGTTTCGACATCCCGTAACTTGTCCGGCATCGCGCTGACAACCACAACGCCGGCTTGCGCATTCACGACCACACTGTGACCGTTCTGACTACCGACGATGGATTCAACGGTGTCCTGCAACTCCGCCCAGAAATCCGCTTCGTAATTGGTTTCAATACGTGAACCACTTACCTGCTGTTGTGAATTTTCGCTGCCCGGGTAACCTGATGCTCCTGACAACGGGTCTTGCAAGCCACCTATGCCGCCACGATTCCGGCCCGTGCGTGACGACTCGGTCACCTGTCCGGAGCTGACGCGGGTCCGCGATGAGCCGCTGCGTTGCAGGTTCAGGTAGTCAATCTGAAATATTCGGCTCTGCACGCTGGCCGGCAGAACGATAAAGCCCGCTCCACTGCGCCGATAGGCGTAGCCGTACACGTCGCTCACGACATCGAGCACTTCATTGACATTCACGTTTTTCAACGTAAGGGAAACGCTGCCGGTCACATCGGGGTGCACCACGATGTTGTGCCGTGTGCCATCAACCAGTGCCATGAAGAACTCACCCGCCGGCGTATTGCTCGAGTTCACGTCGAATCGCTCTTCATCGAACTGCGGCAGACTCGGTCCGGCAGCTACGGGGTCTGGTTTAGTGGCGGCAGGTCGCGCCGGTGCCGGGGCTCTGGCCTCGTCCATCGCTGCCTGTATGCTGCGCTCGGTGGATTCGCCGCGTGGAACCCCGGTGGCGCAGGACGCCGTCAACAGGGTTACGGCGACAGCCGTTGCTAGATTCTTGATCATCAGGTGTTGCTCCAGTAGTCGCTCACTGTCTGCTCTGCGCGCTAAGCAAGGGGACGCTAAAGGTTCGGTCGCCTCGGACAAAACTGACTTTGTTACTCGCAATTTCGCTAATTGTGGCGCCGCCGACCGATTCACCTACCCGGAGACGCTGGCCATTGATCACAGCGATACGCCGGTCGCCGGAAATAAAAACCGCACTTACCCGCAATTCGGCAGACGCCACAACGCCCTCGCTGGCCGGCAAGGCGTAACTCGGCCGGGTCGGGTCGCCTAACTCGGCATGCGCCATTGCGCCGACAAGCAAACAAAACGAAACCAGCGTTTGTAAGGGTCTATGCACCGATCCACTCCTCGTCGAGACTCAAAGTACTCACTTCTATCCGTATACGGTTACGTGGGTACTCGACGACATCGAGTTCAAGAAATTGCCAGTAGAAGCGCCACGGCAATGCTTCAATTTTTTCCAGGTAAGCAAGACAATCCAGGTAGCTGCCTTCGACTTCGATCTCAAGCCCGTGGCGGTAAAGAATAACTGCCGAGTTCTGATCGTCAGCCGTCAACGCTTCCGCACCGAGATTGCGAATACGTTTCAAACGCAGATTCGACTGACCCTTCAGTACACTCTCCAGCACGAATGCCATTTCACCGGGGTCAATAAGTTTGCCCGAGTACTCGGACAGTTCCCTGTCCAGCGCATCGATGCGTTGTTTTATGAGCGCGAAGCGCGACTGATTCGTTGAATCTATCTGCGACAGTTGCAACACCTGGTCCTGCAGACTTGCGTTCGCCAGCTCGATTCGAGCCTGCGTTTCGGCAATATCCTGACGGGCTTTGGCGGCCTGCTGCAGCAATGGTTGCATCAACAACAAATGCCAGGCAGTACCGCACAAGGCCAGCACTGTGATTAACACCAGCACACGCTCCCGAATCGTCAACGCATCGACGCGCGCCAGCAATTCGTTGCACTTTTCTTTGAGTGGGTAGCGGCTACTCATTGGAAAAGCACCTCGTTGGCTTTGAGCGTCGCATCGCTGGTTACGACGAAACTGACCGTCTGCGCTGTCTCATCGCCAGCACGGTCAATTTCCAGGCGGTGAAAACGTTGCGCCGCGAACGGTTCTTCATCGGCCAGGTACTGCAGATAACTGGGCACCAGGTCGGCGCGTAACGCTTCACCCTGCAGCCATACCCGTTCGCCTTTTGCCGACAACGCGATGTTGGTTAGCCAGAGACCCGGCATGGTCTGGCGGGCAAGCGATCGAAGGTGGCGAGCAAATCCGTTTGCATCGCCGAGTTCAGTGCCGCTGATGAGCCGCAGGCTCGCTTCTTTTTCGGACAGTTCACCACTGGCTTGATCGAGACGATCCGCCCAGCTAGTTTCACCTGCCACGGCTTCAATCGTCGCGCGCAGATTACCGAGCCGTTCTATGGCGGCCGACTCCTGCGCCGCGATGACCGTCAGTTCCTTGTCGACACCGGCAATTCGGTAGCTCGCATAAGTCGACAACAAGAACAGCGCGACTATCACGCTCGCCGCCACCTGCAGCAGCAATATCGCAGGAAAACGCACCGTGCGTTCACGAAAGCGGGGTTGATAAAAATTTACTTCCTGTTGCATGGCTTATTCCCAGGCTGTAGCCGAGTCAGGCCGCAAAGCTGCGCCGACTGCAAACAGGCAGGCTTTCTGATCGTCTGCGCTAAGTGGCTGTGCCAGATCGAACATAGCGTTCAAATCGAGATCGAGGACTTTGATTCCAAGTTGTTCGGTGATTGCCGCTTTGAGCGTCGCCAAACCGGCTCCCGGTCCGAGGACTAACGTTTTCACCGCTGGCAAGTCGTAGTTTGCTTCGTAGTAATCGAGCGAACGCTGCAGTTCGAGGCAAATGGACGGAATCAGGGCGGTGCTGAGTTGCGTATCCGCTGACTCGTCCAGCTGCAGTTGACCGATTTCGATATGCCGTATCAGGTACAGCACGCGCTGGCGGGTAATCGTCAGCAAACCGCCGTTGTCGGTAAAATGCAGGAAGGCGACGCCCTCCTGGTCTTGCCGCAAGCGTGCCGCCAGGTTGCGCATGCACAGTTCAGGGAGATCCAGCACATCCAACTTCAGCCCCGCAGCTTTCAACCGCGCGATTTGCGCACTGACCTGTTCGCGTTTCGCGATGATTGCGTAGGCTGACTGATTCGTACCGCCACGTGCCTTCGCCGGCATTTCCAGCAGTTCAATCACAGCGTCGTCCAGCGACATCTCGATGCGGTCTTTGATCCGCCAGCCAACGGCACTGCGCATTTCTTCGCGCGGGGCGTTCGGCAGCTCTTCCAGCAAGAGTTGATAGCTGCCATCCGGCAATACAGAACTGATGGCTGAACGTTGCACCGGCTGTCCCGCAAGTTGCAGGCCGGACAAATCGACCTGACCATGGGCGTCCTTCGCAACCTCAGTCAGCGACGTTTCCAGCCGCGGCGCGCTCTGGTCGCGGTGGGTTGCCCTGACCAATGCAGCCCGACCGCCGTGCCAGGTAATTGCGGCACGGCCACGAGCGACCGACACATTCTTGAGCCTTTGCAACACGGATCATTCCAGTTGATTTGACAGAATGTCGCGAGTATAGGCAGGGGCGTTATGTATAAGTCGTGAGGTTCGTCACAGCTACCGGCAGGGAGCTCAAATACTTGAGGGACAAGATGAATTTCTGTGGCAGCACGCACACTTTGCGCGCCGCAGAGGCTTGCAAAACGGCATCAAAAAAGGCTGGAACGCCCTCAGTGGCGCTGGTAACCGCTCACTGCCGCGGTGAAAACGACGTCGGTCGAACTGTTCAGCGCCGTTTCCGCGGAGTCTTGCAGAACGCTGATGACAAAGCCGACAGCGACAACCTGCATGGCTACTTCGTTCGGTATACCAAACAGACCGCAGCTCAGAGGAATGAGCAACAACGAGCCACCGGCGACACCCGACGCACCGCAGGCCGACAATGCAGCAACGACACTCAACAGCATGGCCGTCGCGAAATCGACGCTGATACCCAGCGTGTTTGCCGCCGCCAAGGTCAGTACCGTGATGGTTATTGCGGCGCCGCCCATGTTGATCGTCGCACCGAGCGGGATTGAGACGGCGTACGTGTCCTTCTCAAGACCGAGGCGTTCACTCAACGCGAGATTCACGGGAATGTTGGCGGCAGAGCTGCGAGTGAAGAAGGCTGTTACGCCACTTTCTCGCAGGCAAGTCAGCACCAGTGGGTACGGATTGCCGCGAATTCTGAACCAGACGATGAGTGGATTTACGACCAGCGCCATAATCAGCATCGCGCCCAGCAACACGCTGAGTATGCGCGCGTACCCTGCCAGCGCCGCCAGGCCGGCTTCCGCCAGATTACCCGCGACCAGGCCAAAAATGCCGATCGGCGCTAGACGTATGACGATACGGACAATCATCGTTATGGCCAATGCAACATCGGCAAACGCCGTCTTGGTGGTCGGTGACGAATGGCGCAGGCTTACGCCCAGAGCAACACCCCAAACCAGAATGCCGATGAAATTGCCATCCATGATGGCGCTGACCGGGTTGTCGACCATCTTGAACAACAGATTGTTCAATACCTGGCCTATTCCCTGCGGCGGTTGCATCGCGATATCGGTGACATTCAAGGTCAGCACGGTCGGGAACAAAGTGCTGAGGAGCACCGCTACAAACGCCGCGCTCAATGTGCCTATCAGGTACAAGATGACGATGGGCCGCATGTTCGGCTGATGACCCGCGCCCTGATTCGCCAACGCGGCAGCAACCAGCACCAGTACCAGTACCGGTGCGACCGCTTTCAACGCCTGCACAAAGAGATTGCCGAGCAGCATGACACTCGCCGCCGCATCCTGCGAAATCAGGGACAGCAAGACACCGCAAACGATGCCGACGGCAATTTGCAGCACGAGGCTACCGGAAGCAATTTTTTGCAAGACGGTCTGGTCGGCCATAGTCCCCACTCTTGTTGTGGCAGGCCTGCGGCCCACTCGGTGTTGTGGCGGCATTATCAGTGAAAGCGGCTGCTGTGGCGACCGCAAATGCCCGGCTACCGCGCTTTAACGCGGCCAGGTTCCTGTTCGATGGGCGACATGCTGCCTGCAGCAAAGCCGTGTTTGCCGCAGGCCGGTCCGGGCTCAACCTTTGCGGTTAGCCCGCTCGATCGCTTCGACGATCAGCTCGCGGGCCTTGTCAGCGCCAAACCAGTCACCGATCTTCACCCATTTGCCGGGCTCCAGATCTTTGTAATGTTCGAAGAAGTGCTCCACCTGTTGCAGCGTGATCGGCGGCAAATCCGAGTAATTCGTGACAGCTTCCCAGCGCTGGGTCAGATGTGGCGACGGCACCGCGAGGATTTTCTCGTCCTGACCGGCATTGTCTTCCATGATCAGTACACCGATAGGGCGCACATTAATAAGGCAACCCGGCATCAGTGCCCGGGTATTGCAAATCAATACGTCAATCGGATCGCCATCGTCCGACAGCGTGTGCGGCACGAAGCCGTAATTTCCGGGGTAGGCCATGGGCGTGTAGAGGAAGCGATCCACGACCAGCATGCCGGCATCCTTGTCCATCTCGTACTTGATCGGCTGGCCGCCAAGCGGGACTTCAACTATGACGTTAACGTCGTTCGGGGGATTGTCCCCGATCGATATGGCATCGATACGCATGTTCTGAACCTGTGTTTGATTGGGTCGAGCGGCCCTGATCTCGGCGGCAATCAGTCTAGCAGACGGTGCTGTCACGCCGCTCCAGGTCCAGCGGAGGCGGCAATGTACACGTTTTTGTCAAAAAAATCCGCTGCCCCGTCGACAGCCCCGCCAATCCCGGCCTTGCAGATTGCCGCCCGCTCCTGGTACTGCGGAAATCCTGCCGGCAAGTCGTCCGGCTGAGAGCCGGGATCAGCGCGAAACCGCGAAATTACGTGTACCGGGCAGTTTTTCCGCACTGCCGGGAATAAAACCGGCGTGCCGTTCGTCCTCCCCGTACAAGCAACCCAATGGAGGATTCAATCATGGCTTGGAAACAGAAAATCACTGAAAAGACGTTGATAACGGCCAGTGCGCTGGCTTTATGTCTCGCTGCCGGCAGCAATGCTGTTGCGGCGGATGTGGCGGTCCGCGCGGAAGTCAGCGCGAGCAGCTCGACGGAGGCGACATATGGCGATACCGGTAGCGAAGCGCGAACACGCAATGAGGCCGCTGCCAATGCTGGCCTGCGCGCCGAAAGCGACGGTGGTTCGGCGGCTGCCGATGCAGATGCTGAGTCCGAATCGGCAGCTTCGACCCGTGTCGACCACCGCGAGCCGCGCAGCGCATCAGCACACCGTGCGAGCGACAACGACGGCTCGAACAAGGACCGTAGCGAGCAGGCGCTCAACACTGACGCCAGCTTGATTGGCGCTACGAGCCTGACCGCTGCTGCCGACGACGCGACCAACACGGCAACCCAGGAAACCGCGATGGTTGCCGATATGGCAATCAGCACTGGCAGCCGGAGCGGCGTGCATGCCATCACTGAGACCCGGCATTCGGTGAACGCAGTGCTGAGCGCGATGCCAGAGAGTGAAACCGATGCCGAGCAGGGTCTGGAGCCGCCAGCGGCAGCAGACAGGCTGTTCGCCGGCAACGCCGACCTTGTCGGGCAGGCGGCAACCGCGATCACTGCCGCGCCGACACCCGAGGGTGACGACGTGCCAGCAGATGCAGTGACTACGCCGAACGGCAACGACAGTGTCGCTGTCGCGACCACGGCTGCAGGCGAGGCATTGCTCACGCTGGCAGCAGCCGGCGAAGGCAAGCCCGCAATCGGTACTGACCTGCCGTCCTTGCCTGATCAGCCGCTGGACGGCGACGCCGACCTGCTTGCCAGTGCCGCCGGCCAAGTGCTCACGTCCATCGACGGGGAAAGCAACGGCAAGCCTGTTGAAGACCCGGCAGCACCTGCCGTCCCTGACCACAAGCTGGCCGGGAACGCCGACCTGACCAATGCTGTCGTCGGTCAGGCGAACGGCATGCTGCAGTCGGACGGTGTCGATGTCGCCGGCCATGCTGTCGCGACTGTCAGCACGGCGACGAATGCCGCAACGGAAGCGGCAGTCGCCGAGCAGGCGGCAGCGGCTG
The DNA window shown above is from Woeseia oceani and carries:
- a CDS encoding GspE/PulE family protein; this encodes MIDTMGTSTGSLRRKKMRLGEMLLEAGVISNDELQAALALQKRSGYKLGRALMESGTISETELHSFLSRRLNIEFIDIMSLKLDHDTVQLLPEVHARRHRSLVLQADTDGLLVGMADPTDLLGYDELQRILKKKIRLCLVKESDLLRTIDIVYRHTDEIDKLAVAVTEDLSDDGIDIDELTADEEADDAPVIKLLQSMFKDAVQVKASDIHIEPGEQVLRIRQRVDGVLQEHQIEGRGVASAVVTRLKLMSGLDISEKRLPQDGRFSMRINTQNIDVRVSTLPVQHGESVVLRLLDQSANLLTLSKLGMPQNILQRFTRLIERPGGMVLVTGPTGSGKTTTLYSALNHINRPETKIITIEDPVEYRLARINQVQVNPRIGLDFGRILRTALRQDPDIMLVGEMRDKEAVDIGLRAAMTGHLVFSTLHTVSAAATVNRLLDMGAPGYLIAAALQGIVAQRLVRRVCDSCKEPLAPTASQQAWLAEQLGEEVAANSGFFRGRGCNYCYLTGYRGRIGVYELLEIDSGLTDSIRREDIDGFLKGCAEKKSYVPLSNCAIEYAMSGVTSLDEAIRISGGVDIDVSVVRSPAREEAAL
- a CDS encoding type II secretion system protein, whose protein sequence is MNVMNRKTKDRLAGFTLIELVVVIALLGILAAFAIPRFASLEREARIATTQGLAGSVRGAAALAHSLWIAQGVTPVAMEGVAINLTNGYPDASDVALTLADTSGYNVTVNGGGDQATFSRVGAPNPATCVVVYEDAVVNFSPNITTDLSGC
- a CDS encoding type IV pilus modification PilV family protein; the protein is MKFKDRQCGVTLVELLVSIVIVGIAAGTVLGLLATTTGASADPMVRHQASAIAEAYLEEIMLRAYSDPDGVDGEGARSAFDDMDDYDGLLDAGARDQFDNPIAALADYTISVSVTPTSALPAVPSADALRVDVVVSRGPEINLILSGYRTRY
- a CDS encoding type II secretion system protein; this translates as MNSLKTRGFTLIELVVVIALLGILAAFAIPRFASLEREARAATVQGLSGSLRSAAAMSHGLFLATGATPVLMEGNSIDMANGYPDAATIEDTLADISGFTTSVAGTTTTFTKTGAATPATCQVTYQEAAANAAPTITPSTAGC
- a CDS encoding type II secretion system protein, whose protein sequence is MLRTPLSHSVSNGQRLLCLRGAQRGLTIVELILVIVIIGVLGALAGPRFFNNQTFAERAYAEELASALRYAQKIAVGSGCRVQVSLGASTYALAQQTAQAGHCNPGDATFPVSVSLPTGQAASGVAPSGVTASPATTFVFDATGGTNLAGDTVISVGTHSLDLRAGSGLVRGPQ
- a CDS encoding type II secretion system protein, which encodes MSSYRNRTRDAGFTLLELVVVIVIISTLLVTAITRLLPYLDEAERVSVLTIESQLKNTLVMEAAQRIVRGESASISELEQINPMALMLQAPDNYIGEQRSSRDSVPQKRWYFDPDRKRLVYRIGEPYTLTDRDRHWQDPEFEVRVIFNDRDADGIFNAARDELYGVRLMRMEGSEWLASGARL
- a CDS encoding type II secretion system F family protein translates to MVDFVYKGRSSRGELVSGRLSGSSAEAVAARLINTGVTPVEIRNADQKTGMTVGELWRRLGGGRPTTKDLVLFCRQMHTITRTGLPLLKGIHGLMDTTHNEVLKSALVEIIGSLESGRSLSQSLARHPKIFSPLFISIVEIGESTGTMDTAFLRLYEYLSTDEDIRKRVRSAIRYPLIVVAAIAVAMGIITLFVIPAFEPIFRQLGDNIPLPTRIITGVSSFVANQWSLLLTIIAVLTAVVARWVNTPAGRMTWDRYKLGLPIVGVIMRNAALARVTRSLAVALEAGLPINQTLRSIAGSVGNVFLAGKLDELLAGVERGESLSVTARNTALFTPLILQMIALGEETGALPELLNESADFYKREVDYDLENLSAALEPILIITVGAMVLVLALGVFLPMWDMVARTRAG